A DNA window from Thermosynechococcaceae cyanobacterium Okahandja contains the following coding sequences:
- a CDS encoding CO2 hydration protein, with protein MTPLTAAPSTHRAELRAAIVERLLNNQALLPDSPTHVMEVVGILKSYGVVLKAYAENLCDISERQFLVLFPFFKYFNGEITLPKLLRHWWHNRINYEYAEYCMRAMMWHGGGGLDAFLDSTEFRQLAAKAITAKLRRNPFMQLVNRVFPEFLLETVRMLCYYSGLGQFWSVMYPIFLTLSDRYDAGEIRTIPEVVDHIRAGLIAAADRPITYSVCLNGETYDILPASAGLTFLPDTAIPYVEAVFLRGTPFFGLISFNAQAQQISRDQAEFGYGALFADPIPTGAAGIPPTLLMQDMRHYLPPYLQEFYRHQGRGEDDLRVKICQTFQKSMFCVTTAAITALAPYPWTTRQPAEQAANREFYEQWLERLETSRLWSVQSS; from the coding sequence ATGACCCCCTTGACCGCTGCCCCCTCGACCCATCGCGCTGAACTGCGCGCTGCTATTGTTGAACGGTTACTCAACAATCAAGCACTTTTGCCCGATAGCCCCACCCATGTGATGGAGGTGGTGGGCATTCTCAAAAGCTACGGTGTGGTGCTCAAAGCCTATGCCGAAAATCTCTGTGACATTAGCGAGCGGCAGTTTTTAGTGCTGTTCCCCTTTTTTAAGTACTTCAACGGTGAAATTACTCTCCCCAAGCTGTTGCGGCACTGGTGGCACAACCGCATTAACTACGAGTACGCGGAATACTGTATGCGAGCCATGATGTGGCATGGGGGCGGTGGCCTTGATGCGTTTTTAGACTCTACGGAATTTCGACAACTGGCGGCCAAGGCCATTACGGCTAAATTACGGCGCAACCCCTTCATGCAATTGGTCAACCGGGTATTTCCGGAATTTTTACTGGAAACGGTGCGGATGCTGTGCTACTACAGCGGCCTCGGCCAATTTTGGAGCGTCATGTACCCCATTTTCCTCACCCTGAGCGATCGCTACGATGCGGGTGAGATTCGCACCATTCCAGAGGTGGTGGATCATATTCGCGCTGGCCTGATTGCCGCAGCAGATCGCCCCATTACCTACAGCGTTTGCCTCAACGGCGAAACCTACGATATTCTGCCCGCTAGTGCTGGCCTCACCTTTTTGCCGGATACGGCCATCCCTTACGTCGAAGCGGTGTTTTTGCGCGGCACCCCCTTCTTTGGCCTGATTTCCTTCAACGCCCAAGCCCAGCAAATTTCCCGCGATCAGGCAGAGTTCGGCTACGGTGCCCTCTTTGCGGATCCTATTCCCACCGGGGCGGCGGGCATTCCCCCCACCCTGCTTATGCAGGATATGCGCCACTACTTACCCCCCTACCTCCAAGAGTTTTATCGCCACCAAGGGCGCGGCGAAGACGACCTGCGGGTAAAAATTTGCCAGACCTTTCAAAAGTCCATGTTTTGCGTCACTACCGCTGCAATCACCGCCTTAGCCCCCTATCCCTGGACAACACGCCAGCCTGCCGAGCAGGCTGCCAATCGTGAGTTTTACGAGCAATGGCTAGAGCGACTGGAAACCTCACGCTTATGGTCAGTACAATCTAGCTAA
- a CDS encoding pectinesterase family protein yields the protein MRAYCINEFCPQPFNVLPPLSSPVTDTYRCGSCGQPLLLNQRYIPLQPKGRGGFGTTYVGSDTQNPQQPKCIIKILNWQMQFTSEAQRLFEQEATVLRRIGRHPQIPALRDYFSLSPLAAAFVLVQDYIEGQTLADSLNQQNHFSEAQVYLFLEQMLEVLEFIHGEGVIHRDIKPANIIQSHPQGCQNHQFFLIDFGAVKNLIITQIKNQSLLTGTRIYTPYYAPPEQMEGRVSPSSDLYSLAVTCLVMLTGQPAHLLYDPRDQMWQWQRFAKVSQSLSKILTQMLAPDPQERYSSATACLQDLQRSQRFLLGHRVVVAADGTGDYTTISAALSQVPAYSRINVKPGIYKESLYIEKPVEIIGQENANSVQLLADSGNCIYSQASHVKVFGLTLHKTDQFKQFNVCIVNGDILLENCNIISHALASVAIYWQNTTAILQNCRIYHGNRSGIFALKGAKVIVENCNIYRNCLSKIGRFVSPNIDDPVAEILAIDLHTTLIVKNTEIHDSYQSGVYIYNGAKGLIKNCIIYSNALSGIVALDPQTHITIEETQIVRGEDAGILITNGAQADILSCNVQGNQRTGILVSGCGTMAKISDCQVHNGNYYGIVVSDRAHAKIERSTVSNNRQVGIVVSNRLTHCQIDECEITDQNYGIRVIDTAIAQIKHCCFRNNLTANINQAADTQVTVEDITQ from the coding sequence ATGCGAGCGTACTGCATTAACGAGTTTTGCCCTCAGCCCTTTAACGTTTTACCACCCCTCAGCAGCCCGGTCACCGACACTTACCGCTGTGGTAGCTGCGGTCAGCCCTTACTACTGAACCAGCGATACATTCCTCTTCAACCAAAAGGGCGAGGCGGCTTTGGCACCACCTATGTTGGCTCAGATACCCAAAACCCTCAACAACCAAAATGTATCATCAAAATCTTAAATTGGCAGATGCAGTTCACTTCAGAAGCTCAAAGGTTATTTGAGCAGGAAGCAACTGTTTTGCGGCGTATTGGCAGACATCCCCAGATTCCAGCACTTCGGGATTACTTTTCCCTCAGCCCCCTGGCCGCAGCCTTTGTGCTAGTTCAGGACTATATTGAAGGGCAAACTCTTGCGGATAGCCTTAACCAACAAAACCATTTTAGCGAAGCCCAAGTTTACCTCTTTCTAGAACAAATGCTAGAGGTTTTGGAGTTTATCCATGGGGAAGGTGTCATTCACCGCGATATTAAACCCGCAAACATCATTCAGTCTCATCCACAGGGATGCCAAAACCATCAATTTTTCCTCATTGATTTCGGTGCAGTCAAAAACCTGATTATCACCCAAATTAAGAATCAGTCTTTACTCACTGGCACTCGCATTTACACGCCCTACTACGCCCCTCCAGAGCAAATGGAGGGGCGGGTTTCACCAAGTTCTGATCTCTATAGTCTTGCGGTAACCTGTCTTGTAATGTTGACGGGACAGCCCGCCCATTTACTTTACGACCCTCGGGATCAGATGTGGCAATGGCAAAGATTTGCTAAGGTCAGCCAGTCTCTCAGTAAAATCTTAACCCAAATGCTAGCGCCTGATCCCCAAGAGCGTTATTCCTCTGCGACTGCCTGTCTTCAGGATCTGCAGCGATCTCAACGCTTTCTGTTAGGGCACCGTGTTGTTGTTGCAGCAGATGGCACAGGTGACTACACTACAATTAGCGCGGCACTTTCACAGGTTCCCGCCTATAGTCGCATTAATGTTAAACCGGGGATTTATAAAGAATCTCTATACATTGAAAAACCTGTTGAGATTATTGGCCAAGAGAACGCCAATAGTGTACAGCTTTTAGCCGATAGTGGTAATTGTATTTATAGCCAAGCTTCTCATGTCAAGGTTTTTGGCCTAACACTTCATAAAACAGACCAGTTTAAGCAATTTAACGTCTGCATTGTTAATGGCGATATTTTACTTGAAAATTGCAATATTATTTCCCATGCACTTGCAAGTGTTGCGATTTATTGGCAAAACACAACAGCCATCTTGCAAAACTGCCGCATTTACCATGGAAATCGAAGTGGTATCTTTGCTTTGAAGGGGGCTAAAGTCATTGTAGAAAACTGCAATATCTATCGAAATTGCCTATCTAAAATTGGTCGTTTTGTTTCTCCTAATATCGATGATCCGGTGGCGGAAATTCTAGCTATCGATCTTCACACGACCTTGATAGTGAAAAATACTGAAATTCATGACAGTTATCAGTCAGGAGTCTATATTTATAATGGTGCAAAAGGTTTAATTAAAAATTGTATTATTTACAGCAATGCTTTATCGGGCATTGTTGCTCTTGATCCGCAAACCCATATTACTATTGAGGAAACACAGATTGTCCGTGGTGAGGACGCAGGGATTCTAATTACTAATGGTGCCCAAGCGGACATTTTAAGTTGTAATGTACAAGGTAACCAGCGCACAGGTATTCTAGTGTCTGGTTGCGGTACAATGGCCAAAATCAGTGACTGCCAAGTCCATAATGGTAACTACTACGGAATTGTAGTTAGCGATCGCGCCCACGCGAAAATTGAGCGCTCTACGGTCAGTAACAACCGCCAAGTTGGTATTGTTGTGTCAAACCGCTTAACTCACTGTCAAATTGATGAGTGTGAGATTACGGATCAAAACTATGGTATTCGGGTCATTGACACGGCAATTGCTCAAATTAAACACTGTTGCTTTCGCAACAACCTGACCGCCAATATTAACCAAGCGGCAGATACCCAAGTTACAGTTGAGGATATAACCCAATGA
- a CDS encoding putative peptidoglycan glycosyltransferase FtsW translates to MSWWRFLPLGDRAVKDWTLEARLLHWLTLVWLGLGLVVLFSASFPVGLAEAGDGLYFFKRQLIWLALGWVGFQVFLRLPLRRSLQLAIPGFFLCLLLIWATRLPGVGSTMMGATRWISIGPFQLQPSELMKPFLILQAAWVFSAWRRLHLKARCFWLGAFALTLLGILIQPNLSTTALCGMSLWLIALGAGLPLMPLTLTALSGVCLAVLSISINEYQRRRVMSFLNPWADAMGDGYQLVQSLLAIASGGLVGSGYGLSQQKLSYLPIQHTDFIFSIYAEEMGLVGCLFLLALLAAYGWLGLRVVRQCREPLVQLIALGATVIMLLQALINMGVATGLLPTTGLPFPLFSYGGSSIMASMAIAALLIRSAREAHQATVVPLPTRTARRRAAPVTPLRPQPAPRYKRRKL, encoded by the coding sequence GTGAGTTGGTGGCGTTTTCTTCCCCTAGGCGATCGCGCCGTTAAGGATTGGACCCTAGAGGCACGGCTATTGCACTGGCTTACCCTTGTATGGTTGGGTTTGGGCTTAGTTGTGCTGTTTTCTGCCAGTTTTCCGGTAGGTTTAGCGGAGGCGGGGGATGGTTTATATTTCTTCAAACGCCAGTTGATCTGGCTGGCCTTGGGCTGGGTTGGTTTTCAGGTCTTTCTCCGGCTACCCCTGCGGCGATCGCTACAACTCGCCATTCCGGGCTTTTTTTTATGTTTGCTCTTAATCTGGGCAACGCGGTTGCCGGGGGTTGGCAGCACAATGATGGGAGCCACCCGCTGGATTAGTATTGGGCCGTTTCAACTTCAGCCCTCGGAACTGATGAAGCCCTTTTTAATCTTGCAGGCGGCATGGGTCTTTAGCGCGTGGCGGCGACTCCACCTCAAAGCCCGCTGCTTCTGGCTGGGTGCCTTTGCCCTCACGCTCCTCGGGATTCTCATTCAACCCAATTTGAGTACCACGGCGCTGTGTGGCATGAGTTTGTGGCTTATTGCTTTGGGGGCGGGCTTACCCCTAATGCCGCTGACTCTGACGGCGCTCAGTGGGGTGTGCTTAGCGGTATTAAGCATTAGCATCAATGAGTATCAGCGGCGGCGGGTCATGTCCTTCTTGAATCCGTGGGCCGATGCCATGGGAGATGGCTATCAACTGGTGCAGAGCCTGCTGGCCATTGCCTCTGGTGGCCTTGTTGGTTCGGGTTACGGGCTGTCGCAACAAAAGCTCTCCTACTTGCCAATTCAGCACACAGACTTTATTTTCTCTATTTACGCCGAGGAAATGGGTCTCGTGGGGTGTCTCTTTTTGCTGGCCTTGTTGGCTGCCTACGGTTGGTTGGGGCTGCGGGTGGTTCGCCAATGTCGTGAGCCGCTCGTCCAACTCATTGCCCTCGGTGCCACCGTGATCATGCTGCTGCAAGCACTGATTAATATGGGCGTGGCCACTGGGCTGTTGCCCACCACAGGGCTGCCCTTTCCTCTGTTTAGCTATGGCGGTAGCTCAATTATGGCCAGTATGGCGATCGCGGCACTATTGATTCGCAGTGCCCGTGAGGCGCACCAAGCCACGGTTGTGCCCTTACCCACTCGTACTGCCCGCCGCCGTGCAGCCCCGGTGACTCCCTTGCGTCCTCAGCCTGCACCACGCTACAAGCGCCGCAAACTTTGA
- the trpA gene encoding tryptophan synthase subunit alpha produces the protein MNSLTVPSVSECFQQCRLAQRCALIPFLTAGDPDLATTAAALKALDRHGADLIELGMPYSDPLADGPVIQAAATRALQKGTRLEAVLEMTTELHRYLRTPLILFTYYNPIYHRGISQFLKAVANAGIKGLVIPDLPLEEAEPILAETTALGLELTLLIAPTTSPERMRAIATASQGFIYLVSTTGVTGMRQEIATRVQELLHTLRQITPKPIGVGFGISNPEQARQVKDWGADAAIVGSAFVKRLSEPDQGVEAVASFCQELRAALD, from the coding sequence GTGAACTCCCTAACCGTGCCCTCCGTTTCGGAATGCTTTCAGCAGTGTCGCTTGGCGCAACGCTGTGCCCTGATCCCGTTTCTGACGGCGGGAGATCCCGATCTGGCAACAACAGCCGCCGCCCTCAAAGCGCTAGATCGCCACGGTGCTGACCTAATTGAACTCGGAATGCCCTACTCAGACCCCTTGGCGGATGGCCCGGTGATTCAAGCGGCGGCGACTCGCGCTCTGCAAAAGGGCACCCGCTTAGAGGCGGTTTTAGAAATGACAACGGAGTTACACCGCTACCTCCGCACCCCTTTAATTTTGTTTACCTACTATAACCCTATTTACCATCGCGGTATTTCTCAGTTCCTGAAGGCGGTTGCCAACGCGGGCATCAAAGGTCTGGTGATTCCAGACCTCCCCCTCGAAGAAGCCGAACCCATTTTGGCGGAAACCACCGCCCTAGGCTTAGAACTGACCCTGTTGATTGCCCCCACCACCTCACCGGAGCGGATGCGGGCGATCGCCACCGCCTCCCAGGGGTTTATTTACCTTGTGAGTACCACCGGGGTCACCGGTATGCGCCAAGAAATAGCCACTCGGGTGCAAGAGTTGCTCCACACCCTGCGCCAAATCACGCCTAAACCCATTGGCGTGGGTTTTGGCATTTCCAACCCTGAACAGGCTCGCCAAGTCAAAGACTGGGGAGCAGACGCGGCCATTGTCGGCAGTGCCTTTGTCAAACGCCTCAGCGAACCAGATCAGGGGGTTGAGGCCGTAGCTAGCTTTTGTCAGGAACTACGGGCAGCCCTCGACTAG
- a CDS encoding BamA/TamA family outer membrane protein yields the protein MKKVLWLQISPSVAASLLWGLGPGLAPAAVASLPLTNPTQLELQPPLPDPPPLPTTPPEVLQSPPAPVTPPSPGSSAVLIPVKEIVVEGSTIFGPAELDPIITPLEGRQVTLEELQAATDAITKLYLDGGYLTSRAVLTEQVAADGVIKIQVLEGRLEEIQIEGNKGILQRYIRSRIELGAGVPLNSNKLEEQLRLLRVDPLFLNLSASLRPGSTPESSILVVRVVPARWFNAAFGLDNITPPAIAPNRATAFLGYNNLSGRGDSIYGSYAIGNNLGTFDWGASNTAEFGYSIPLNAMNGTFSIRTVQADSEITQPPALAAFNIRSESSIYQASFRQPVIRTVQEELAFGVGFLMQSGQTFVAGVPTPLSIGSDATGYNASRVFELSQEYIRRDPQGAWVLRSQFNFGVPIFGATENPGPIPDGNFFSWLGQGQRLQRLWGDNFLVLRTDVQLTPNNLLPFHQFVIGGGLSVRGYSTNALSGDNGVRFSGEARFPVMRTANRRPIISIGPLFDLGWVWNNTSNPAGAVPNNVIAGLGMGLLVQPTPNLDLKLEYAAPLLNLPGQVDSLQSDGIYFSLTVRP from the coding sequence GTGAAAAAAGTTTTATGGCTGCAAATTAGTCCGTCGGTTGCCGCATCCCTGCTGTGGGGCCTAGGCCCCGGGTTGGCACCTGCTGCGGTTGCCTCCTTGCCGCTGACCAATCCCACCCAATTAGAACTTCAGCCGCCCCTACCGGATCCGCCGCCTTTACCCACTACGCCTCCTGAGGTTCTACAGTCGCCCCCGGCTCCGGTCACGCCCCCGAGTCCGGGGAGCAGTGCAGTGCTCATTCCAGTCAAAGAAATTGTTGTCGAAGGGAGTACAATTTTTGGCCCTGCAGAATTAGACCCCATTATCACGCCCCTTGAGGGACGGCAAGTCACCCTAGAGGAGTTACAGGCGGCCACCGATGCCATTACTAAACTCTATTTGGATGGGGGGTATTTAACATCACGAGCGGTGTTAACAGAGCAAGTGGCTGCCGATGGTGTGATTAAAATTCAGGTGCTGGAAGGCCGCCTAGAAGAGATTCAAATTGAGGGCAATAAGGGCATTTTGCAGCGGTATATCCGCAGCCGTATTGAACTGGGGGCAGGGGTACCCCTGAATTCCAACAAACTGGAAGAGCAGTTGCGGCTGTTGCGGGTGGATCCGCTCTTTCTGAACCTTTCTGCTAGCTTACGGCCCGGCAGTACCCCTGAAAGCAGCATCTTAGTGGTGCGGGTGGTGCCTGCCCGCTGGTTTAACGCTGCCTTTGGCCTAGATAACATTACGCCACCGGCGATCGCCCCCAACCGTGCCACCGCCTTTTTGGGCTACAACAACCTCAGTGGTCGTGGGGATAGCATCTACGGCTCCTATGCCATTGGCAATAATCTGGGAACGTTTGATTGGGGCGCGTCAAACACCGCCGAATTTGGCTACAGCATCCCCCTCAATGCCATGAACGGCACCTTTTCCATTCGCACGGTACAGGCGGACAGCGAAATTACCCAACCCCCCGCCCTTGCCGCCTTTAATATCCGCAGTGAGTCCTCGATTTATCAAGCCAGTTTTCGTCAGCCGGTGATTCGTACGGTACAGGAAGAACTGGCTTTTGGGGTGGGCTTCTTGATGCAGTCTGGCCAAACTTTTGTGGCCGGGGTGCCCACTCCCCTCTCTATTGGCTCTGATGCCACGGGTTACAATGCCTCACGGGTGTTTGAACTATCGCAAGAGTATATTCGCCGTGATCCACAAGGGGCGTGGGTTCTGCGTTCCCAGTTTAACTTTGGTGTACCTATTTTTGGCGCGACGGAAAACCCGGGCCCAATTCCCGACGGCAACTTCTTTAGTTGGCTCGGTCAAGGCCAGCGGTTACAGCGCCTGTGGGGGGATAATTTCTTGGTCTTACGCACCGATGTGCAGTTAACCCCCAATAACCTGCTGCCGTTCCACCAGTTTGTCATTGGTGGTGGCCTCTCGGTGCGCGGTTACTCTACCAATGCGCTCTCTGGCGACAATGGCGTGCGGTTTTCGGGGGAAGCGCGCTTTCCGGTGATGCGTACAGCCAACCGCCGCCCGATTATTTCGATTGGCCCGCTCTTTGATCTCGGTTGGGTCTGGAATAATACCAGTAATCCGGCGGGCGCGGTGCCCAATAATGTGATTGCCGGTCTAGGGATGGGGCTGCTGGTACAACCAACCCCCAACTTGGATCTCAAGCTAGAGTATGCCGCTCCCCTCCTCAACCTACCCGGTCAAGTCGATAGTTTACAATCTGATGGCATTTACTTTAGCCTGACGGTACGTCCCTAG
- a CDS encoding TVP38/TMEM64 family protein, whose protein sequence is MPYPRFNSPALWLLGAIALVGLGWVAVGGWFDYHALVMLIRSWGAYAVVGYVLLFAVATAVGVPGTFFPMVAGALFGWVWGSVWALLGATLGAILAFLVARYCAYDWLQERMAHHRWLHALQQSVAAQPFWFILAVRLAPFSPFSIVNFGFGLTTIPFPTYAAATFIGLIPSIVTYAWFGAAGDTLLTTGDLLPLLAASLGLMLLTVVPLWWQRRQRNR, encoded by the coding sequence ATGCCCTACCCTCGGTTTAACTCCCCTGCGCTCTGGTTACTGGGGGCGATCGCCCTCGTGGGATTGGGGTGGGTGGCCGTGGGGGGCTGGTTTGACTATCATGCCCTTGTGATGCTCATTCGCAGTTGGGGTGCCTACGCCGTTGTTGGCTATGTGCTCCTATTTGCTGTAGCCACGGCTGTGGGCGTACCCGGAACCTTTTTTCCGATGGTGGCAGGGGCACTCTTTGGTTGGGTGTGGGGCAGTGTCTGGGCGCTGTTGGGAGCTACCCTTGGTGCTATTCTGGCCTTTTTAGTGGCTCGCTACTGCGCTTACGACTGGTTACAGGAGCGGATGGCTCACCATCGGTGGCTGCACGCCCTACAGCAATCGGTGGCAGCCCAACCCTTTTGGTTCATTTTAGCGGTGCGCCTTGCCCCCTTTTCCCCCTTTAGCATTGTGAACTTCGGCTTTGGCTTGACAACCATTCCCTTCCCCACCTATGCTGCCGCCACATTTATTGGGCTAATTCCCAGCATTGTCACCTACGCTTGGTTTGGTGCTGCCGGTGACACCCTACTGACCACGGGAGACCTACTGCCTCTGCTGGCAGCCAGTTTAGGGTTGATGCTCCTAACGGTGGTACCCCTGTGGTGGCAGCGCCGCCAGCGTAACCGCTGA
- a CDS encoding ATP-binding protein — protein sequence MVLKRTAQEDKTEGLRAIARWWSEFKIQTRLMATATLVVSIIMSALTFWAVNTIQTNAHLNDTRYGRDLGLLLAAEVAPLVAQGDTTAVAEFSRKFYERSTSIRYILYADPEGEIYYGLPYSAPQVESALTLRRRMQLPDSYHEHQEPLVRQHQTPDGLVADVFVPLRHNNKNLGVVAIGINPNQTFIASANLTRDLTIAVFVSLWIMVILGGVFNALTITQPIKELVQGVKNIAAGNFRQRINLPFGGELGELITSFNDMAERLASYEAQNIEELQAEKAKLDTLVSTIADGAILLDTDMRIILVNPTAQRLFNWEGMNVIGQSALTCFPAPVCEKLTCPLFKASSGQSEGGEFRVTLQEPSPRSVRILLTTVMDLQREKPKGIAITIQDITREVELNEAKAQLISNVSHELRTPLFNIKSIIETIQEYGRELSDEKQQEFLTTANHETDRLTRLVNDFLDISRLESGRPYQFGAVPIADVIEQVLRTYQLNAANKSIALSADIDTPLPPVWGNYDLLIGALTNLVGNALKFTPEGGRVTIRAYVWHPPNDPEQERVRIEVSDTGMGIAPEDQPRIFERFFRVENRVHTLEGTGLGLAIVQDIIHKHNTQIHLISEVGVGSTFWFDLAIDETALLPPEESTVENALPSV from the coding sequence GTGGTTTTGAAACGAACGGCACAGGAGGACAAAACAGAAGGCTTGCGGGCGATTGCCCGCTGGTGGTCAGAATTTAAGATTCAAACCCGCCTCATGGCCACCGCCACCCTTGTGGTCTCCATTATCATGAGCGCCCTCACCTTTTGGGCCGTGAACACCATTCAAACCAATGCCCACCTCAATGACACCCGCTATGGCCGCGATTTGGGGTTGCTGCTAGCGGCTGAGGTGGCTCCCCTAGTGGCGCAAGGGGATACCACCGCTGTTGCCGAATTTTCCCGTAAGTTTTACGAACGCAGTACCAGCATTCGCTACATTCTTTACGCGGATCCGGAGGGGGAAATCTACTACGGCCTACCCTACTCGGCCCCCCAAGTGGAAAGTGCCCTCACGCTGCGTCGCCGTATGCAACTGCCGGACAGCTATCACGAACACCAAGAGCCGCTGGTGCGCCAGCACCAAACCCCCGATGGTCTTGTGGCGGATGTTTTTGTGCCCCTGCGCCATAACAACAAGAACTTGGGGGTGGTGGCGATCGGCATCAACCCCAACCAAACCTTCATTGCCTCTGCCAACCTCACCCGCGATCTCACCATTGCGGTGTTTGTCTCCCTTTGGATCATGGTGATTTTAGGGGGTGTATTTAATGCCCTGACCATTACTCAACCCATCAAAGAACTGGTTCAGGGGGTCAAAAACATTGCGGCGGGTAACTTTAGGCAGCGGATTAACCTGCCCTTTGGCGGTGAACTAGGAGAACTGATTACCAGCTTTAACGATATGGCCGAGCGCCTAGCCTCCTACGAAGCCCAAAATATAGAGGAACTCCAAGCCGAAAAAGCCAAACTCGACACCCTTGTCTCGACCATTGCCGATGGTGCCATTCTCCTTGACACCGATATGCGGATTATTTTGGTCAACCCAACAGCGCAGCGGTTATTTAACTGGGAGGGCATGAATGTCATCGGCCAAAGTGCCTTAACCTGCTTTCCGGCACCCGTGTGCGAAAAACTCACCTGCCCACTGTTTAAGGCCTCCTCCGGTCAGTCAGAAGGGGGAGAGTTTCGGGTGACCCTGCAGGAACCTAGCCCGCGATCGGTGCGTATTCTGCTGACGACGGTGATGGATTTGCAGCGGGAAAAACCCAAGGGGATTGCCATTACCATCCAAGATATTACCCGCGAAGTGGAGCTAAACGAGGCCAAGGCACAGCTTATTAGCAATGTCTCCCACGAGTTACGCACCCCCCTGTTCAATATTAAATCGATCATTGAAACCATCCAAGAATATGGTAGGGAGCTTAGTGACGAAAAGCAGCAAGAGTTTCTGACCACCGCCAACCATGAAACCGATCGCCTCACCCGCCTAGTCAATGACTTTTTAGATATTTCGCGGCTCGAGTCCGGTCGCCCCTACCAGTTTGGGGCCGTGCCCATCGCAGATGTGATTGAGCAAGTCCTGCGCACCTACCAACTGAACGCGGCCAACAAGTCGATTGCCCTCTCTGCCGATATTGACACCCCACTGCCACCGGTGTGGGGGAACTACGATTTACTCATTGGTGCCTTGACCAATTTGGTGGGCAATGCCCTGAAATTTACCCCCGAGGGAGGGCGGGTCACGATCCGAGCCTATGTGTGGCACCCGCCTAATGACCCTGAGCAGGAGCGGGTGCGCATTGAAGTGTCGGACACCGGCATGGGCATTGCGCCCGAAGATCAACCCCGCATCTTTGAGCGCTTTTTCCGAGTGGAAAACCGCGTCCACACCCTTGAGGGCACCGGTTTGGGGCTGGCGATTGTGCAGGATATTATCCATAAGCACAATACCCAAATTCACCTGATTAGTGAGGTGGGGGTCGGCAGTACCTTCTGGTTTGATTTGGCCATTGACGAGACCGCGTTGCTCCCCCCTGAGGAAAGCACTGTCGAAAATGCCCTACCCTCGGTTTAA